From the Desulfomicrobium escambiense DSM 10707 genome, one window contains:
- a CDS encoding pseudouridine synthase, translating into MTLAPLRYEPPTEPRLVIIHEDRDMVVLNKPGGLLSVPGRTPELFDSALTRVRELHPAAQAVHRLDLGTSGVLVVATRRKAESELRRQFQERLTRKTYLARVEGSITPDEGVVDLPLVCDWPNRPRQMVCHATGKPALTEYRVLQRDTRTTLVLLLPHTGRSHQLRVHMASLGHPIVGDNLYGPDGDADPAGLLLHASQLGLFHPYGRQWTVFHAPCAFAPGVPPIPLAPPAERQSQHQNYQ; encoded by the coding sequence GTCATCATCCACGAGGACCGGGACATGGTCGTCCTCAACAAGCCCGGCGGCCTGTTGTCCGTGCCGGGCCGCACCCCGGAGCTCTTCGACTCGGCCCTGACCCGGGTGCGGGAGCTGCACCCCGCCGCCCAGGCCGTGCACCGGCTGGACCTGGGCACCTCAGGCGTCCTCGTCGTGGCCACGCGACGCAAGGCCGAGTCCGAGCTGCGCCGACAGTTCCAGGAACGGCTGACGCGCAAGACCTACCTGGCACGGGTCGAAGGCTCCATCACTCCGGATGAAGGCGTCGTGGACCTGCCGCTGGTCTGCGACTGGCCCAACCGCCCCCGGCAGATGGTCTGCCATGCCACCGGCAAGCCGGCCCTGACGGAATACCGCGTGCTCCAACGCGACACGCGGACCACCCTGGTCCTCCTGCTGCCCCACACCGGACGCTCGCACCAGCTTCGGGTGCACATGGCCAGCCTCGGTCACCCCATCGTGGGCGACAACCTCTACGGCCCGGATGGGGACGCCGACCCCGCGGGTCTCCTGCTGCATGCCAGCCAGCTGGGCCTATTTCACCCCTACGGGCGCCAGTGGACCGTGTTTCACGCTCCCTGCGCCTTTGCGCCCGGCGTTCCGCCCATTCCCCTCGCCCCGCCCGCAGAGCGTCAGAGCCAGCATCAAAATTATCAATAA